In Rhinoraja longicauda isolate Sanriku21f chromosome 6, sRhiLon1.1, whole genome shotgun sequence, the following proteins share a genomic window:
- the ca7 gene encoding carbonic anhydrase 7, with product MSAQNCWGYGDENGPLNWHKKFPLAQGNRQSPIDIVGAEAAYNPDLGPVTISYSGCSSMSICNTGHSVVVEFEDCNDKTVVSGGPLDNPYQLKQFHFHWGRKQQQGSEHTVDGKNYPGELHLVHWNSTKYQSFGEAAVEEDGLAVVAVFLEMGDRHADLHRLTDVLYMVKFKETQAQFKKFDPQCLLPDCRDYWTYAGSLTTPPLHESVTWIVFREPIRVSEKQMDKFRMLLFTDENESEKLRMVDNYRPPQSLCGRRVSASFQS from the exons ATGAGCGCACAGAATTGCTGGGGCTACGGAGATGAGAACG GTCCCTTGAACTGGCACAAGAAGTTTCCACTTGCCCAGGGGAACCGGCAGTCTCCCATCGACATTGTGGGTGCCGAGGCAGCCTACAACCCCGACCTAGGGCCGGTCACCATCTCCTACAGTGGCTGCTCCTCCATGTCCATCTGCAACACCGGCCACTCGGTGGTGGTGGAGTTTGAGGATTGCAACGATAAGACAG TGGTGAGCGGAGGACCCTTGGACAATCCCTACCAGCTGAAGCAGTTCCACTTCCACTGGGGCCGGAAGCAGCAACAAGGATCCGAGCACACTGTCGATGGCAAGAATTACCCTGGAGAG CTTCACCTGGTTCACTGGAACTCAACCAAGTATCAAAGCTTCGGCGAGGCGGCAGTGGAAGAGGATGGCTTGGCAGTGGTCGCCGTGTTCCTGGAG ATGGGTGACAGACACGCTGACCTCCACAGGCTGACAGATGTCCTGTACATGGTGAAATTTAAG GAAACGCAAGCCCAGTTTAAGAAGTTTGACCCCCAGTGCCTGCTGCCCGACTGCAGGGATTACTGGACTTACGCCGGCTCGCTGACCACTCCTCCGCTCCACGAGAGCGTGACCTGGATTGTCTTCAGGGAGCCCATCAGAGTGTCTGAGAAGCAG ATGGATAAGTTCCGGATGCTTCTGTTCACGGACGAGAACGAGTCGGAGAAGCTGCGAATGGTGGACAACTACCGACCCCCTCAGTCCCTCTGTGGGAGGAGGGTCTCTGCTTCTTTCCAGTCATAA